The genomic stretch TGACATTCAACATATCACACTCAACATACCACTTACAAACTTAGAATGCATTTTTTCCAGATAGGTGACTTGCTATAGAATTCTATTCTTCACCTTTTGTTTGTTCAACAAAGCGTAAGAGGTACTTTTAGCCTTACTACGTATCCATAGCACAAAACATTAAGCTGCAGATAAGCCATTTGCGATCTCCTTCTCAAGTTTATTTCCTTGGTACACTCTGCTAGACAGATTAAATGAGCTTTGAGACATGATGCAAGGCATTTTAGTAGTAAGATACCTGGATAGGGAAGTAGCACTTATTATTCAATGCTATCCTTAGAATAATTTTTGTAGGGGTGCCTGCCTCAAGAACCTAGCGGTTGCAGGTTTTAAGTCATGTTATCCTAGTAGCATCATTAGTAGGGTTATGTTTATGTCCATGAAGTCCAGATTTCTAAAACATACAAAACACCCTTTCACTGTCCAGATCTAGTGTAGCAAGTACATGTGTTTATCCTGTCTGACATGCAAGTATTCatagttttgcttttaaaagagGGTCTTCAGTACCCATTCCCAAATGTCTCCTGATTAAAAGAAGCCGTGCTGTTTCCTTAAGAGAAAAACTGAAGTACCTTGGACATATTTGATCTGTCCAAACCCAAATTTAAAATTCTGATAGCCCCAATCTCAACTAGATTTAAAACAGACTCAGTTCTGTACTTTTCAAAGAGTATGAACACCTGAATTTGGCAGATGCTTTTGTTAAAGGCATCAAAGTCAAAATGTATTACCTCAGCTTTTATCCTCACTGACAGGCCATATTTGAAAGTTCCTAGCCTCAGCTGTTTAAATTCTGAAGCAGTATTCTAATCTATACATatactggggaagggggagagggggaggataGAACATTTTGCCTCCGAGCAAACCAAGCCATTAACCAATCTGCCATAAAGTGTCAGACATTTGTGCTACTCCCAAGAGTTGAAACTTTCATGCAGTTTAGGTCTCAATGACATTAAATGCCAGTGTAATTGTTTATTGTCCTTTATAAATGCTTATCTTTCAGAATGATAACTtctagatttctttttttaattttagtcaTCACTGATTCTCAAAACAGATGAGGTACACTTTACAAAAGCCCCACAGCACTCCCACCTACAAATTAGTACTTTTTTGGACTGCCTTTGAAAGTCTGCTTTACAGTAAATGGTATTAGAAAGCTTAGATTTACTTTAAAGAGTTTTGTTTGGGTCAATacatggagagagggaggaagaaaaaaaaaagtagttggGCCACCTCTGCTTCCTGGCATAAGCCTTTAGGTTATTTTAGCTTTTAGACAACCTGATTCAACCTGGTTGTTTCAAATTGATATTTAGTTTAATAAATAGAATATACCAGATTGTCTCAATCAAGTAGCGTTTTTACAGTTTCAAAAGAACACATTTtaccataaaaaagaaaaatgtgccCCATGACATGAGCTGATAATACCTCACTTCTGCAATCAAACAAAATGTCTGTAAGCTTAAAATGTTTGTCTGACGGAACGTACCTTTTTCCAGAAAGAATCATACAAGTAGAACTTTTTTGAATGCTGTAATTTCAGTATTAATTTGCATAAATTAACTAAGCAAAACATACAGAACTCTGGTCAACACATGAGAATGGCTGAATGAGTAAATGCTGAATATCGGATATGATCATCAGATTTGGATATTaacattttatgttttaaaacttGTGGTTTGAGCATCTAGCTTATTGTTCTAAAACATGGTGTAGCCACCTTTTAACACTAAAAGATGGAAAGGAGCTAATAAAACTCATTTGTTCATAAGCTAAGAAATAAACTCACTCACTTGTTTATAAACTGCTCAAGACCTTGCTTCCTTTCTTCTATAAATGAATCATCAAATATTCCATCATCTCCTCTAAAAGGAAGCTGACGAAAGAGAGCTTTTCCAGGTAAGGGTGGTACCACAAcctaaaacaatttaaaagaaaaaaaaaagtaaccataACTCCAGCCTGCAAGCAGATTAACACCCCCTCACCACCTCCCGACACACCTCAATAAGCAATACTGCATTTAGGCTGTGAAAAAGGAATTGGTTTGCCTACACTGAAGCAATGAAGAAAGTTAGTCCACATAGAAAAAGCGATTTTATACTTGTGTCAGACCGTAAGATTACGACATTTAAATTTGGAGTTAAAACCTGAAGCCTCTCTACAGCTTTTATATGGTCTTCAGCACCCCAGTAGAGAATTTAAAGGTTAATATGTTGTGATAATTAAGCTTTCCCAAGTAGATTTGTATATTTACTTTTTAGTATTTGACTCACCTTGCTTTCTCTTTCAAGTTCACTTCTCAGCCATTCAAAGTCACTGTATCTTCTTCTGACTGTAGActcttttaatttgaaaataggAAGGTTTGTCTGAAATACAAAGATAGATCACTAAGTGACTACACTTTCAAAATGAACAACtgatgcgggggggaggggaagaatgaCAAAAATAGGTTGAAGTTTCTTGCTAAGTTCTGAGTCATGACATTCCCCAATACCCTTCCTTAAAAAGGAGGAAAGGAGTCAATGTTTTTCCTCATCATTGCTCTTAAGTTAAACAAAAAAAGGTTAAACACTGATGTGTGAAGTCAAACAttcaaagttagaaaatgccagaattaaagctGTAAATTTGGATGCattgatacagtctttaattacatgatcacatactttcCCTCACCTGCCACCCCTCAAGATACAAGTCTCATTTTGTGCACAGGATAGACTGTGCTCTGGGAAAGAATCACAGTTGTGTTGTTTGTATGACCCCTGCCTCaggaagttggaaggtgtgtagtgaatgagacagGGGATTCCAGGAACAGAAAGCAGAATCTCATTGTAAAGGCAGTTGAATGCCACTGTGGCAAACAGTATTCTATCTGTGCCTCTGCAAAAGAGTTATAATGCAACAAGAGACAAGTCACTTCAACCAAAAGCCTCACaggtgggtttggttttttgggtGTTCAAATCAATACCTTGGACCATGATACAATTAATAACTTTCTATTCCGCACATGAATAGGACTGGGACCACACACTGAATGAcaagaattaaaatattaaatagttgCCCATTCAGTGGGCAGAGTCAatcctgtgcactaaatgaggcagCCGTCCTGTGGAAAAAGTGTGACCAATTAAAGAGACTATCATAATACATACAAATTAAGATTGCAGAGAGAACCTTACATCTAGCATGTCCTAAAATTTGAGTGCTTAACTTAGCAACATCAGTAGcattcctttaaaataaataaataaaatttaaaaaaggaatagaaGAGTCTCCCTGCTCTCTGTTCTGGTGCCTGGCATCACAATAGCTCTCAACAGCCAGATGcagcaattacagggaaagtcctgctcagcggGGATAAAGTATTTGCAGACCAGTCACAtgtgggagctgggggagaggggggggaataagcatgttcagtgaagactgaatcttcagagaatttagctgccagctTTTAACAAGCCTGCAAACACTTGCtggctgatttttcagagggttATACTTTGGCCAAATTAGACACTTTacagggatgtgaaaaatgtGTATCTGACTCCAGGGTGATACCCCTGCCAAATCTGAAGTCCCTTCACCAGAGCATGGAAGCACTACAGCTTCCCAATGAAACAGATTTTTTGACATGGGCATTTACCTCCATCCCCCTCCAACCTAGTTATAGGATGACCTGGCTGGATGGcttcaacaaaaaacccacacccacACCTTTCCCAAAAAAATCCAGCCAAAGGCAGACATCCAGCATGGGATGTTTCAGCCTGGTATAGCTTATAAGCAATTGACAAGGTCTTGTGATACAACTTGTTAAGCAACCTTGACTACAAGCAACACTACCAGCTCCTCCTATAATAGGCTACATAATTATTTACTAGTTAGTATTAAAGATTTTTTTGGCAGCAAATGTCACTTAGGCAGTTTGTTGCGACCTAGGAACAGAGACAGAAGGGGGATAAGACCATAAATAACCTGTGATCGTTAAGTTCCGTGAAATGTGAAAATATAGCAATGGGTCTCCAACAGTTCACATTCAGCAATATTTTCCAATGACACTGAGGGTCAGGATTAGCGCTCACTTCCGATGTCAAGAACTTCCATAAGTCATTAAACTAAAATTGAGCCCTAAGGGCAGGTTCTCTGGTTAGGCCTTCTCAGGAGCATGCCACACCTACCGATCTGACTCTCATGAAATACTGGAATCCCCATCTTTCAAAACTCGGATCAAATGCAAGATGCATTTGTTCATCAGGATTCTCACAACAGTTCTTGGGCAGAAGGGATAATGAAGAGGTTTTCCTGTGTGCAGTTATTTTTAAACAGGAGGTGGTACTTGATTTTAAGGTTGGCAACTGGACACTTTTTCCTCTGGTACCCCTGCCAAAGAGTCTTCATCCCGCTTATAACCTTCCCCTCAGGGCTTTCCATAGTTGGATCACTGTAGAGATGTTAGTCCTCGACATTCCTTCAGAGCCTggtatccattttacagatgaggaaataaGACACAGATGTGTGACACTGTCTCATAGCATATAAGGgtcagagaaaggaagagaatttTTGACTCCCACTACCATATTAAGGCCACTTGACAGAGTGGACATGGCAGAAAAGTCTGACAGTCAATTATGTACAAAACTAATCAGACAAACTTGCACTGAGCAACTTGCTCACAACTGGCAAAGGGAAATATTACCTGGCAATGCTTGAGATCTACTAACTTAAAGTAATTTATTAACCTACTTTCATAGCTTGAGATTCTGTATGTTTATATACTGAGAGATTACAAACAAAATCAGAGCCAACATTTAGATACATATATTAAAGCTCTTTCTACTTCACTGAATCCTATTGGCTTCTTATAGTCTACAATAATCCTGGCTCATCTCATCGCTGAGAACAGTAGTAGATATTAGACAGCTACACACTTAAGATTTTGGTCTCCCTTTTGCTATTTCACATACACCTACCACCCTGGATAAGTCACTGATGGATGAATGGGTTTGGCCAACTAAAGTCAGGCCCCTACACTCAACCTGATGGAAGTCTCTTTGCTTAACATGGCAACTTTTCATTACAGCATTCAATCactcaattccaaaatttcagggactGTTCTAAGCATGTGTGGGTAGAATTCTCGTGAAAAACTAGCAAATTGGAATACCTTGATTTCTGTTGGTTGGGTCCAGAATACCTATTTGGTGCTGTAGACAGAGGAATCTCTGGCATCCCTTGCTCCTGCCTACACTTAGCTTAATACGCTATTCTCTCATTGGTATACAGCTCAGCCTACATAATAAAGCATTTTCCATTTCAGAGTGGCAGAGAGCTTTGTACTAGAAGTTCAGAATTGCAGTGTGCCAGTGACAGCTTCTACAGACGTCCCTGTCCCAAGGACTATGATCCAGTCAGCAGGTCAGACCTACGGAGCACACCGAGGGATATGTGCAGGAATCTCAGAAGTTGCAGTAGGGAGGAATATGAAGGAGGAATTGAGATGTGACCTACAGAAAGATGGAGACTGTTCCCCACAGAAGGCAGGGGCATGAAAGGCAGCATAAAGGTGTTGGTGAAAGAATATGAAGGCATGGTGTGGAGGGAAGCTTGGGCTGAGCAAAGTGGGGGAcggagacagacaggaagagctGGGTAGGGCCTTACAGGTGAGAAATCTGCCCTAGATGCAGAAAGCAAGGGGAAGCTGTGCAGGGATCTGAAATAGTGAGTGACTCTttggctgggcaaggggcagcaaAGGGAGATGGAGCAAGGCTGCAGAGGCAACAATTACAGGAATCACGGGGAGAGATGACCAAGGCAAGGGACCAGGGTTTAGCAGTGATGGAAAACAGGATTCAATAGCATTCTGGGGGTAGGGGAGTAAAAGGCAACGTGGAGGTTGCAAGCCTGGGTGGTGGGGAAGCTCGGGGCAGAGGGGGATCAAGGCAGCAGGAACTGACTAATCTTACTTTTTTTGTCTCTTGTTGGTCCGGAGAGTGAAAGGGTGAATTCTCTCAGGCTTTGATATCTTCAGATGGATGGTGCTCTAGGgtagtgctactcaaagtggtggtttGTGGACCGGTTCCAGTCCGTGAGCCATCGGCTACCGGTCTGcacacacattggaaaaaaaaaaattgccggccccccacatcagatagcttgagaagcactgctctaggggaggggagggcattcCAGCAGCGATTCACACCTTAGCTTGCCTTGAACTAAATGGTTGGGTATCTTTGCCCCATTAGCCTGCTGCACTCTAACTGTCCACATGCACCATGCTAACACacattaacagtttgttaatgACCTTTGatctagtctctaaggtgtcacaagtactcctgttcttttggccgatacagactaacatggctgctattctgaaacctttgatctagtctgactcctTGGCAAGCACATGAGCTTTGGCCTGAAGGCTTTTTGTGCCACACATTGGATCAATCCCAAAATTTCAGAGTGTTCTATGCATCAATGGGAAAAGCCTGATTTCCACTCTTAGgcgtggggaaaaaaggaaggaagagtttttaaaaaaccatAAACAAACAGGCCCATGGAGTGCCTATTCCATGCTGCAGGTAGAAGATTCTCTGGCaatccctgctctctctctcacacacacccccaaacccacccccgcTTAATTTTCTCCAACTGGATGTATAGTTCACCCTACACAAGCAACTAAGTGTGTGACCCTCTAGTATCTTTCCCACAGGTGTACTACACAGGAAGAGCTGAGACTCCTTAGTCTATCATACACTGTTATGAGCAACCCTAAAATTACAGATGAGTGGTGGACTGATGAAAATTTCGGTTTGGAAACACGTGTTGACCGTTACTGACTATACAAACTAGTAAGCTGTGGTCAAATTCTGGGCCCAACTCAGACAGTTTCCATTTAAGAAAGGAAGTGGGCAGTTAAGCTCTGTGGCTACCCAAATGATATTTTGAGGTTGAATGAAGAGTTAAGCCACTGAGGACAAATTTAATTGCCTATAATTGCACTACCTCTTACGAAACTACTTCTATATAGAAGAGAAACAGGCCTATTTAGTGGTCACTGCACACATAGGTGTAACTGCCAGTCAGTAAGAGCTTGTATTATGCCTAATGTAGTAAAGCAGTTCTGTTTAGTATTAAGCTTTTCTGAGGTGTATGAACTTCTACGCTATGCTACTTACATATACTCCCATGTACTTTCTACAGATGCTTGTGTGCATAACACTGTATGTTTCATACATTAAATCTGAGCTCACTGGACGTCTGACAGCATTTGAGTTCTTTCCCAGGTAACCACAACATTGTTCATTGTACTAATGACTAAGTGCAAAAATGCAGCTAACAAGACTCTTATTATACTAAAAGTCAGGCTTATATTTAAAGATGCTGGCTTTCTGTACAGAACACTATTCTTATCCCCAGCAGGGAATAAATTAGGTCCCCCAGAGTGCAGGATGAGGATTCCCAGAAATAAAGAACTGGATTATTTCTCTCTGATTTCACCTATTGGCTTTTTAACTGAGTTCAACCTTCCGCATTAAAATATTAAGTCTTTGTAAGTGTCTAAAGATAGAAAGGCCTTTACAATATTGAGTGTTTTCTGCAGGTGAGATTTCACATTTTAGATTCCCTCCTCTCAAGTTACTTAATAAAAGGGATTAGCTGCTCTTTTATTCAATGCAAAGATCAAGCCTATGAAAAGAGTTCCCTAAGATTTTTCATACTTCTGGGTACGGAAGTCTATAAAGTTAATCTTTAAACAACATATCAGGCTTACAGGTACAATGTTGGGGTAAAAATGCCAGTTCAGCTCATTTTACCTTCCACATTTTCCTTTTTGAACTTTTGGCACAACTGTGATTAAATCTGACTCATAAGTTTAACTATTTCAGCACTTAGAAGTTGGGAGGCACAGGAAACAAACCATCAGTTCCTCCAGTTTTGAAATACCCTGTGGCTAATTGATGCAGTTTCAGCATTTGTGAAAGCATCTACTGGTATTGATTAAATCTACTTCACAAAGCCCTGAAAAACATAATGGGTTAGACATAACAGCAAGTATTTCATAACTGAAAGTTATTGATCAGAAGTCATGTGGACTGACCAGTGTACTTTTACTATACTTCAAATCCATGACCTGAAGGAAGCTATGAAAAAGGACTAGCAATGTATTAACCCCTTTTTTCATTTAACATACCTTTTGAAGGAAGTAGAATCACTGCAGTTACAGCTATTTTAAATAGTGCAGATACAGCCATATTCATTTCCCAGAAGTACACCTGTTTGACACATCTGAGTGGATCTGCTTTCAAGCAAGTCTGCAGACTGAAAGCACTGTTTTGCTTTCCTGTTTCTCACCCACCCTGCTCTCACTTTACAGCCTCTCTCTGTTAACCTACCTTGTATTCCCAGTGGAAGTGGGCTATACATGCCTCTTTACAGGAGCTGATAGAGGGGCTTGAGCAACCCAAAGTACCAAGATGAATCTCATTAGAAGGGGTGAAATAGCTTTTGCATCCCTTTCAACCTCTGATGAAGAAACAAGAAGAGCAGGCATCAGATGATCTAGCCAGGCAGCTGCCTATTGTACCAAAGACTCATGAAGAAGCTGTAACTGCCAGCAGGCGAAGGCTGGGATCAATTCCTCATGAAGAGGGCTCCTGCTAAGACAGTGCAAGGAGGCATAAACTATGGCACCAGGTAACAATGCCAGCAAGCAAGAGATCCAAACCAAGCCTACTAGAGTCTCTGGCTAATATGAGCAGCAACATTCATTCACTTATTCACTATAAGAGCCACAGATCATCATGACCCGTGAGATTAGGGAGAATTGCCACTGATTCCAGTAGCTGCTGCTACAGTTAACTGTTTCCTATTTACAGCACAAGTTTGCACTACTTCTGTAAGAAAAATTCACTAAATTGTTTCATAAAGGCTGGTGAGCCAGCCCATCAAAATA from Lepidochelys kempii isolate rLepKem1 chromosome 3, rLepKem1.hap2, whole genome shotgun sequence encodes the following:
- the SNX3 gene encoding sorting nexin-3 isoform X3; its protein translation is MAETIADTRRLMSKPQNLNDAYGPPSNFLEIDTNLPIFKLKESTVRRRYSDFEWLRSELERESKVVVPPLPGKALFRQLPFRGDDGIFDDSFIEERKQGLEQFINKVAGHPLAQNERCLHMFLQDEVIDKSYTPSKIRHA
- the SNX3 gene encoding sorting nexin-3 isoform X2 translates to MEPAQITLAIRSTFNTTHIIQQYMQHQNLAKRNQTNLPIFKLKESTVRRRYSDFEWLRSELERESKVVVPPLPGKALFRQLPFRGDDGIFDDSFIEERKQGLEQFINKVAGHPLAQNERCLHMFLQDEVIDKSYTPSKIRHA